From Toxorhynchites rutilus septentrionalis strain SRP chromosome 2, ASM2978413v1, whole genome shotgun sequence, a single genomic window includes:
- the LOC129771350 gene encoding serine/threonine-protein kinase tricornered — MTATDNTIRFSDHTLDKATKAKVTLENYYSNLITQHGERKQRQAKLEASLKDEALSESQRQEKRMQHAQKETEFLRLKRSRLGVEDFEALKVIGRGAFGEVRLVQKKDTGHVYAMKVLRKADMLEKEQVAHVRAERDVLVEADHQWVVKMYYSFQDSVNLYLIMEFLPGGDMMTLLMKKDTLSEECTQFYIVETALAIDSIHRLGFIHRDIKPDNLLLDARGHLKLSDFGLCTGLKKSHRTDFYRDLSQAKPSDFIGTCASPMDSKRRAESWKRNRRALAYSTVGTPDYIAPEVFLQTGYGPACDWWSLGVIMYEMLMGYPPFCSDNPQDTYRKVMNWRETLIFPPETPISEEARDTIVKFCCEAERRLGSQRGIEDLKLVSFFRGVDWEHIRERPAAIPVEVRSIDDTSNFDEFPDVALEIPAHPTPEGEVLKDWVFINYTFRRFESLTQRGTPTKK, encoded by the exons ATGACCGCAACGGACAACACGATTCGCTTCAGTGACCACACGCTGGACAAGGCAACCAAGGCGAAGGTGACACTGGAAAATTACTACAGTAATCTGATCACCCAGCATGGCGAGCGGAAGCAGCGGCAGGCCAAGCTGGAGGCCTCGCTCAAAGATGAAGCCCTATCGGAGTCCCAGCGGCAGGAGAAACGCATGCAACACGCTCAGAAAGAAACCGAATTCCTGAGACTCAAGCGATCCCGGCTTGGGGTTGAGGATTTCGAGGCGCTGAAAGTGATAGGAAGGGGCGCTTTCGGGGAGGTGCGGCTGGTGCAGAAGAAGGACACCGGCCATGTGTACGCCATGAAGGTGCTGCGGAAGGCCGATATGTTGGAGAAGGAGCAGGTGGCTCACGTGAGAGCGGAGCGGGATGTTCTAGTCGAGGCCGATCATCAGTGGGTTGTCAAAATGTATTATAGCTTCCAG GATTCGGTTAACTTATATTTGATCATGGAGTTCCTGCCGGGTGGGGATATGATGACTCTTCTGATGAAGAAAGACACGCTTTCGGAGGAGTGTACTCAGTTCTACATCGTGGAAACGGCGCTGGCGATCGATTCGATTCACCGACTTGGTTTCATCCATCGTGACATCAAGCCGGATAATCTCCTGCTGGATGCCCGTGGTCATCTGAAGCTGTCGGATTTTGGCCTTTGCACGGGACTGAAAAAATCTCACCGTACAGATTTTTACCGCGACCTTTCACAAGCCAAACCGTCTGATTTCATAGGAACTTGTGCTAGTCCGATGGATTCCAAGCGTCGGGCTGAGAGTTGGAAACGGAATCGAAGAGCGCTGGCGTACAGTACTGTGGGAACGCCCGATTACATTGCACCGGAAGTGTTCCTGCAAACCGGGTATGGACCTGCTTGCGATTGGTGGTCTCTCGGCGTTATTATGTATGAAATGTTAATGGGCTATCCGCCGTTCTGTTCGGACAACCCACAGGACACGTATAGGAAGGTGATGAATTGGCGCGAAACGCTCATATTCCCACCGGAGACACCTATTTCCGAGGAAGCACGTGACACGATCGTCAAATTCTGCTGCGAGGCGGAAAGAAG ATTGGGCTCACAGCGTGGTATTGAGGATTTGAAGCTGGTTTCATTCTTCCGGGGAGTCGACTGGGAACATATCCGAGAACGTCCGGCCGCAATTCCTGTGGAGGTGCGGTCTATCGATGACACGTCTAACTTTGACGAGTTCCCTGACGTGGCGCTGGAAATTC CTGCTCATCCCACACCGGAAGGTGAGGTCCTCAAAGATTGGGTTTTTATCAACTACACCTTCAGACGGTTCGAGAGTCTTACGCAGCGCGGCACGccgacgaaaaaataa